A region from the Andrena cerasifolii isolate SP2316 chromosome 9, iyAndCera1_principal, whole genome shotgun sequence genome encodes:
- the Mocs1 gene encoding molybdenum cofactor synthesis 1 isoform X2, translating to MFRKINIKSAIGAVYSSTETSVASNTSSRVQKFKKLLNESSSNDVLTDSFGRHHTYLRISVTERCNLRCLYCMPSEGVKLTKSDGILRTDEIMKIAELFVKEGVHKIRLTGGEPTVRKDIADIIAGLKQLPGLRQVAITTNGLTLIRQLPALQRAGLDAINISLDTLREDRFERFTRRKGWSRVMGAIDLAIQLGYNPVKVNCVVMKGFNDDELSDFVGLTKDRPVDVRFIEYMPFQGNEWKENKMISFDRMKKMIRELYPDLQRFSNEYNDTSKAYRVPGFAGQIGFITSMSQHFCSSCNRLRITADGNLKVCLFEGKGEVSLRDALRNGASDDDLREMIGIAVRRKKKQHAGMFNLSQLENRPMILIGG from the exons ATGTTTCGcaagattaatattaaatcagCCATTGGCGCTGTGTATTCGTCTACGGAAACATCCGTTGCGTCGAATACGTCATCTCGA GTGCAAAAGTTTAAGAAGTTACTAAATGAAAGCAGTAGCAATGACGTGCTCACAGATTCTTTTGGACGGCATCATACTTATTTACGCATTTCAGTCACTGAACGTTGTAATCTTCGAT GTTTGTACTGTATGCCATCGGAAGGAGTTAAGTTGACAAAAAGCGATGGTATTTTAAGAACAGATGAAATAATGAAGATAGCCGAATTATTTGTGAAAGAGGGTGTACATAAAATACGTTTAACGGGTGGTGAACCAACCGTACGAAAGGATATCGCCGATATTATTG CTGGTCTGAAGCAACTGCCTGGTTTGAGGCAAGTTGCGATTACCACCAATGGTTTAACATTAATCCGCCAATTACCAGCTCTCCAACGGGCAGGATTGGACGCGATAAACATTTCGTTGGATACATTAAGAGAAGATCGTTTCGAGCGGTTCACCCGTAGGAAAGGTTGGTCAAGAGTCATGGGTGCGATAGATCTAGCCATTCAACTAGGTTATAATCCAGTAAAG GTGAACTGCGTGGTAATGAAAGGTTTTAACGACGACGAGTTAAGTGATTTTGTTGGCTTAACGAAAGATCGTCCAGTTGACGTACGCTTCATCGAATATATGCCTTTCCAAGGGAACGAGTGGAAGGAGAATAAAATGATTTCCTTCGACCGGATGAAGAAAATGATTAGAGAGTTATATCCTGACCTGCAGCGTTTTTCGAACGAGTACAACGATACGTCGAAA GCATATCGTGTCCCCGGATTTGCAGGGCAAATCGGATTTATTACGTCAATGAGTCAGCACTTTTGTAGCTCGTGTAATCGGTTGAGAATAACGGCAGATGGAAATTTGAAGGTCTGCTTGTTCGAGGGCAAAGGAGAAGTATCTCTTCGAGATGCTTTGCGCAATGGAGCATCCGACGATGATTTGAGAGAAATGATCGGCATCGCGGTACGACGTAAAAAGAAACAGCATGCAG GAATGTTCAATCTATCCCAGCTGGAAAATAGGCCAATGATACTGATCGGTggttaa
- the LOC143373164 gene encoding junctional adhesion molecule B isoform X1, with protein sequence MAPFHGMALLLFGIGYLLHAEPSSGHWNLAVQRVDEEKLDKGERSHRGTKRTYFYKDTAQKVTAVVGQSVVLLCRVKNLGNRTQVSWIRKRDLHILTSMSVTYTSDARFTIVGDPKNDDWNLRIDFVQPRDAGIYECQVNTEPKIYRAVTLKVLDVQAQITGHGEVYVKRGSTISLTCIVDAQDIPPSNVTWYHAGVMIDFDGPRGGVSLETEKGKNGTTSKLLITRALLNDSGNYTCVSSKVAPASVMVHVLNGEHPAAMQHGGTGNVNRRAILFSLILLLVDTMFR encoded by the exons ATGGCACCGTTCCACGGCATGGCCCTTCTACTCTTTGGAATCGGGTACCTGTTACACGCCGAACCGTCATCCGGTCACTGGAATCTAG CGGTACAACGCGTCGACGAGGAAAAGCTCGATAAAGGGGAACGCTCGCATCgagggacgaagaggacgtACTTTTATAAAGATACGGCCCAAAAAGTGACCGCCGTCGTGGGGCAATCTGTCGTGCTGTTGTGCCGGGTTAAGAACTTGGGGAACAGAACC CAGGTGTCTTGGATCCGAAAAAGGGACCTACACATCTTAACGTCCATGTCTGTGACTTACACGAGCGACGCAAGATTTACGATAGTCGGCGATCCGAAGAACGACGACTGGAATCTGCGAATAGATTTCGTGCAACCACGGGATGCCGGCATTTACGAGTGTCAAGTTAATACAGAGCCTAAGATATATAGGGCGGTTACATTGAAAGTTTTGG ACGTGCAAGCACAGATCACGGGCCACGGGGAAGTGTACGTGAAGAGGGGTAGTACGATCAGTCTGACTTGTATCGTGGACGCGCAAGATATTCCTCCGAGCAACGTGACGTGGTACCATGCCGGTGTGATGATCGATTTCGACGGTCCAAG GGGTGGCGTTTCCCTGGAAACGGAGAAAGGCAAGAACGGCACTACCAGCAAGCTGTTAATAACGCGTGCACTGCTCAACGACAGTGGCAATTACACGTGCGTTTCGAGCAAAGTCGCTCCGGCCAGCGTGATGGTTCACGTGTTGAATG GCGAACATCCTGCGGCGATGCAGCACGGTGGTACCGGTAACGTCAACAGGAGAGCCATCTTATTCAGCCTGATCCTGCTGCTGGTGGACACGATGTTTCGGTGA
- the Mocs1 gene encoding molybdenum cofactor synthesis 1 isoform X1, translated as MFRKINIKSAIGAVYSSTETSVASNTSSRVQKFKKLLNESSSNDVLTDSFGRHHTYLRISVTERCNLRCLYCMPSEGVKLTKSDGILRTDEIMKIAELFVKEGVHKIRLTGGEPTVRKDIADIIAGLKQLPGLRQVAITTNGLTLIRQLPALQRAGLDAINISLDTLREDRFERFTRRKGWSRVMGAIDLAIQLGYNPVKVNCVVMKGFNDDELSDFVGLTKDRPVDVRFIEYMPFQGNEWKENKMISFDRMKKMIRELYPDLQRFSNEYNDTSKAYRVPGFAGQIGFITSMSQHFCSSCNRLRITADGNLKVCLFEGKGEVSLRDALRNGASDDDLREMIGIAVRRKKKQHAGMFNLSQLENRPMILIGAGKKRILAGGDKDWRKSARNAYVTRVTPRFKNSASIRRFSSLSHVDKSGKASMVDVGSKSETKRVATARGIVQVDSIISKLIAENNVKKGDVFSVAQLAGIMAAKRTCDLIPLCHPLSLSYVNVQLRLEPESHRIEITGEVRCTGKTGVEMEALTAVSIAALTIYDMCKYAASPKSMRITDIELVSKTGGTKGDFLRN; from the exons ATGTTTCGcaagattaatattaaatcagCCATTGGCGCTGTGTATTCGTCTACGGAAACATCCGTTGCGTCGAATACGTCATCTCGA GTGCAAAAGTTTAAGAAGTTACTAAATGAAAGCAGTAGCAATGACGTGCTCACAGATTCTTTTGGACGGCATCATACTTATTTACGCATTTCAGTCACTGAACGTTGTAATCTTCGAT GTTTGTACTGTATGCCATCGGAAGGAGTTAAGTTGACAAAAAGCGATGGTATTTTAAGAACAGATGAAATAATGAAGATAGCCGAATTATTTGTGAAAGAGGGTGTACATAAAATACGTTTAACGGGTGGTGAACCAACCGTACGAAAGGATATCGCCGATATTATTG CTGGTCTGAAGCAACTGCCTGGTTTGAGGCAAGTTGCGATTACCACCAATGGTTTAACATTAATCCGCCAATTACCAGCTCTCCAACGGGCAGGATTGGACGCGATAAACATTTCGTTGGATACATTAAGAGAAGATCGTTTCGAGCGGTTCACCCGTAGGAAAGGTTGGTCAAGAGTCATGGGTGCGATAGATCTAGCCATTCAACTAGGTTATAATCCAGTAAAG GTGAACTGCGTGGTAATGAAAGGTTTTAACGACGACGAGTTAAGTGATTTTGTTGGCTTAACGAAAGATCGTCCAGTTGACGTACGCTTCATCGAATATATGCCTTTCCAAGGGAACGAGTGGAAGGAGAATAAAATGATTTCCTTCGACCGGATGAAGAAAATGATTAGAGAGTTATATCCTGACCTGCAGCGTTTTTCGAACGAGTACAACGATACGTCGAAA GCATATCGTGTCCCCGGATTTGCAGGGCAAATCGGATTTATTACGTCAATGAGTCAGCACTTTTGTAGCTCGTGTAATCGGTTGAGAATAACGGCAGATGGAAATTTGAAGGTCTGCTTGTTCGAGGGCAAAGGAGAAGTATCTCTTCGAGATGCTTTGCGCAATGGAGCATCCGACGATGATTTGAGAGAAATGATCGGCATCGCGGTACGACGTAAAAAGAAACAGCATGCAG GAATGTTCAATCTATCCCAGCTGGAAAATAGGCCAATGATACTGATCGGTg CTGGAAAGAAACGAATACTTGCCGGAGGTGATAAAGATTGGCGAAAGAGCGCGCGAAATGCGtacgtaacgcgcgtgactccACGGTTTAAGAATTCTGCGAGCATTAGAAGATTCTCCTCGTTGTCGCACGTGGATAAAAGTGGCAAAGCGAGCATGGTAGATGTCGGCTCGAAAAGCGAAACTAAACGCGTCGCGACAGCCAGAGGAATCGTGCAGGTCGATTcgattataagtaaattaatagCTGAGAACAACGTGAAAAAGGGAGATGTGTTCTCCGTAGCGCAATTAGCAGGTATCATGGCAGCGAAACGTACTTGCGATTTGATACCGTTGTGTCATCCACTTTCGTTATCTTACGTGAACGTACAGCTACGCCTAGAGCCAGAGTCTCATCGAATAGAGATCACTGGAGAAGTCAGGTGTACCGGTAAAACCGGAGTTGAAATGGAAGCTTTAACGGCCGTGAGTATCGCGGCATTAACCATTTATGATATGTGTAAATACGCGGCTTCCCCCAAGTCCATGAGAATTACCGATATAGAATTAGTTTCAAAAACTGGTGGTACAAAAGgagattttttaagaaattaa
- the LOC143373164 gene encoding junctional adhesion molecule B isoform X2 has protein sequence MAPFHGMALLLFGIGYLLHAEPSSGHWNLAVQRVDEEKLDKGERSHRGTKRTYFYKDTAQKVTAVVGQSVVLLCRVKNLGNRTVSWIRKRDLHILTSMSVTYTSDARFTIVGDPKNDDWNLRIDFVQPRDAGIYECQVNTEPKIYRAVTLKVLDVQAQITGHGEVYVKRGSTISLTCIVDAQDIPPSNVTWYHAGVMIDFDGPRGGVSLETEKGKNGTTSKLLITRALLNDSGNYTCVSSKVAPASVMVHVLNGEHPAAMQHGGTGNVNRRAILFSLILLLVDTMFR, from the exons ATGGCACCGTTCCACGGCATGGCCCTTCTACTCTTTGGAATCGGGTACCTGTTACACGCCGAACCGTCATCCGGTCACTGGAATCTAG CGGTACAACGCGTCGACGAGGAAAAGCTCGATAAAGGGGAACGCTCGCATCgagggacgaagaggacgtACTTTTATAAAGATACGGCCCAAAAAGTGACCGCCGTCGTGGGGCAATCTGTCGTGCTGTTGTGCCGGGTTAAGAACTTGGGGAACAGAACC GTGTCTTGGATCCGAAAAAGGGACCTACACATCTTAACGTCCATGTCTGTGACTTACACGAGCGACGCAAGATTTACGATAGTCGGCGATCCGAAGAACGACGACTGGAATCTGCGAATAGATTTCGTGCAACCACGGGATGCCGGCATTTACGAGTGTCAAGTTAATACAGAGCCTAAGATATATAGGGCGGTTACATTGAAAGTTTTGG ACGTGCAAGCACAGATCACGGGCCACGGGGAAGTGTACGTGAAGAGGGGTAGTACGATCAGTCTGACTTGTATCGTGGACGCGCAAGATATTCCTCCGAGCAACGTGACGTGGTACCATGCCGGTGTGATGATCGATTTCGACGGTCCAAG GGGTGGCGTTTCCCTGGAAACGGAGAAAGGCAAGAACGGCACTACCAGCAAGCTGTTAATAACGCGTGCACTGCTCAACGACAGTGGCAATTACACGTGCGTTTCGAGCAAAGTCGCTCCGGCCAGCGTGATGGTTCACGTGTTGAATG GCGAACATCCTGCGGCGATGCAGCACGGTGGTACCGGTAACGTCAACAGGAGAGCCATCTTATTCAGCCTGATCCTGCTGCTGGTGGACACGATGTTTCGGTGA